Proteins from a genomic interval of Beijerinckia indica subsp. indica ATCC 9039:
- a CDS encoding LysR family transcriptional regulator, with translation MTRQIDWELIRSFLAVLRQGSLSAAARSLGLTQPTLGNHISQLEAFLGASLFTRSRQGLTPTQAALAILPEAEAMDAAARAFARRASGETDAMRGAVRITASEVMGMEVLPLLLRDFMRTYPEIVVELSLTNRTEDLLRRDADIAVRMARPAQGALLTRHIGRIGLGAYAHRDYLETRSCPRAIDDLKSHVLIGLDRDRLPSVEGEPDDDVGGELRSILQNWPCTLRTDNHLAHLGAIRAGLGLGICQHGVARRDPDLVPILPEIIKPALDCWLAMHEDLKGSQRTLVLFRYLAAALSQYAASSAAGCGDGRS, from the coding sequence ATGACGCGGCAAATTGATTGGGAATTGATCCGTTCCTTCCTCGCCGTTTTGCGGCAGGGCAGTCTTTCGGCCGCGGCGCGAAGCCTCGGCTTGACCCAGCCGACCCTCGGCAATCACATCAGCCAATTGGAAGCGTTTTTGGGCGCTTCACTCTTCACCCGCTCGCGCCAGGGATTGACACCGACGCAAGCCGCCTTGGCGATCCTGCCCGAGGCCGAGGCGATGGATGCCGCCGCCCGGGCTTTTGCGCGCCGGGCCTCCGGTGAAACCGACGCCATGCGCGGCGCGGTGCGAATCACGGCGAGCGAAGTGATGGGCATGGAGGTTCTGCCGCTCCTGCTGCGTGATTTCATGCGCACTTATCCTGAGATCGTGGTCGAACTCTCGCTCACCAATCGCACCGAAGATCTTTTGCGGCGCGATGCCGATATTGCCGTCCGCATGGCACGCCCGGCTCAAGGCGCGTTGTTGACGCGCCACATAGGACGGATCGGGTTAGGAGCCTACGCGCACAGGGATTACCTCGAGACCCGTTCATGTCCCCGCGCCATCGATGATCTCAAAAGTCATGTGCTGATTGGCCTCGATCGGGACCGTTTGCCATCGGTTGAGGGTGAGCCTGACGACGATGTTGGGGGAGAACTGCGTTCCATCCTGCAAAACTGGCCCTGCACACTCAGAACCGATAACCATCTGGCTCACCTCGGCGCGATCCGGGCAGGACTTGGTCTTGGCATTTGCCAGCATGGCGTCGCGCGTCGCGACCCTGATCTTGTGCCTATTCTGCCCGAGATCATCAAACCAGCCCTGGATTGCTGGCTGGCGATGCATGAGGATCTCAAAGGGAGCCAAAGAACGCTGGTGCTGTTTCGTTATCTTGCGGCGGCGCTGAGCCAATATGCGGCGTCGAGCGCCGCTGGATGCGGAGATGGGCGGTCATGA